The DNA sequence ATACATAGCCTTGATCTCTTTGCGAGCAGCAGGGGCATAGTCACCCTTGTCCGTCATCCAAAGAAACAGGCCATCAGCTTCCCAGCCTGGAGACCATTTACCCACGGACATATCATTTGATTCTACAGCAATATAGAGCAATTCATTTTTATGAACAAATCGAATGATCGCTTCACTTGCATCAGTATAGTCATTTGCCGGATCACTCCACTGTGAATAGTAGCCACCCGTTGATCCATTAGCATTATGACCCACTATCACGGTTTCGGCACCTGCCCAAAAGCTTTCTGTGATCTGGCCATCCATAACAATGGCATCCTCAGTCGCTAAAGCAATACGGGTCGGTGGATCTGACAATCGCAGAATACGCATGTCAGGACCCCACTCACTTCCCCACCAGGCTTTGTAAAACTGTCCCACATCCCAGGCTTCTCCAGCTACACCAGTATACCCATCAGGATCAAAGATATTGATCAATACCTGGACATCACTATAGGGATCAGTATACCCAAGATCGGCAAGGTGAATCACCAGCTCTGCAGTATATCCTGAATCAACACTCGTGGTATCGTTTACAATAGTACCTGATTTTTTAAAGGCGGCTCCTTCTGCGGATGTTGGATATAGACCTGGAAGTTCCAGGTGGATATCAGGGTCCGCACCCTCTAAGTTGAAGTATAGCTTATATTCTACATCTGTTCCGCTGGCGTCCTTCACCTTCATGAAGAGACCATCACCTTCCCAACTGCTATTGAAGCGGCAGACAGATTTATCATCTGAATCCAGACTGATGTACAAATCCAATCCATCATGAACAATCTTGACGATGGTGCTGGTCGTATCCGTATAAGGGGCCTGGACTTCAACTCCACCCGTGACGGCGAAGTCTACATCACCTGTACCCATGCCGGCATTAAAAACCAGTCGATCATAGCGGCGAGTCCAGGCATTCTCATCTAGGACACCATCCACGGTAGGTGCTGTTTCAACTGACACGACCTTTATAACAGCCGGATCAGCATGACTTCCTGCTACGACAGTCACCGGATTACTCAGAGTGGCTAACACTACCAGGAGTGCTGGTAGTACACGTAAATTTTTCATCACGTCCTCCTGTTTTCTTGCTTTTGAAACCCTTCTTCTGAAATCAAATTTGCTCGATTCCCAGGGAACAAGGATTCTGTAAAACATTTTTAAATAGCTGTTTGTTCACTGCCACAAGATCTGCGTATGATATGTTGCAGTGGAATAATGATTTTTTCTGTGGTTCTTTCGAGTGAATCGGTTTTCAAATTCTTCAGCATTGCTTCTGCAGCCAGATGTCCGAGGCGGCGCAACGGTACATGTACTGTGGTTAGTGCCGGATCCATGTAGGCTGCGGATGAAATATCATCAAAACCGACTATGGCTAAATCTGAAGGCACCTTGAGCTTCAAAGCCCTGGCAGCCTCAATAGCCCCAATGGCCATGGCATCATTTGCTGCAAAAATAGCTGTGGGTTTCGGATTACGTTTCATTAGTTCCAGGGTCGCCTGAAATCCTGAGGATTCTGTGAAGTTCCCCATAACTTCCAGATTCACGTCATCGTCAGCCTGGTATATTTTCCTGCCATCGACATAACCTCGATAACGTTCACGGGCATCATAGTTATGCTCACCCCCATGAATAAAAGCGATACGCTTGTGCCCTAGTTTGGACAAGTGTTGTATCATTTCTCTTGCAGCGTTATAGTTGTCCAGTAAGATGGTTGTAGCTCGGGGAGCATTGATATCACAGGAGATGAAAACCTCTGGTATTTTATAAGTTGAAGGGATTCTGAGCCCATTATTTCCATTAGCTGAGGGCATCATCATGATGAGACCATCAATACGCCCCCCCCTGACAAACCCATTGATAATTTTGACCTCTTCTTCTTCATCATGGGCACTAGATATTAGAATCTGGTGCTCGTTTTGGGAGAGGTGACGATTGATCCCCTGGATGATCTCTGCGAAATAGTATGCACTGGCATCTGGAAATATGAGACCAACTGTTTTTGTTTTTTTTCGCTGCAAGCCCAAAGCATTTACATTGGGAACAAAGTTCAACTCTTGAATAACTGCATTCACCCGATCTCGTGTTAATGGTCTGACTTTGTCAGAATTATTCAAGACGCGTGATACGGTAGCAGTGGACACTTTTGCTTTATTGGCTACATCACTTATAGTTGTCATTTGATCACCATATGTGGGACTAATAGTCTCCGTATTCAAGATATGTAAGCGATTACATTTAAATATATTCAGGTGTAAGTATTTGTCAAGCCCTTAATTTTTATCAGGATTTAGTCATATATACGTAAGTATATCATATACTTAAGTAAATATGTCCCTTCTGAAGTGGTTGGTCTGTCATTTACCAGTAATTCTTTAATTATACGAGCTTCGTACATAAAAGGAAGAGTACTGCCTTAATTAACCAGCACAAGACTCAATAATGCATGAATATGATCATTGATATTATTATACTTATATCCCTTTTGAACGTAATGTAATCCGTTACATCATGAGTTCATTTTTTTTTGTATGGGGATCTCAGGAATTTTACGGCATCAAAGCCGATGAATTCAGAATAAACCCTTCAATCCTTCTACATCAATACCTTATAGTCTGGTTGAACCGATGGTGGTTCTGTATTCGTCGTGGCGTAGCCTCGAAAAGAGGCGATGACTGACCATGCCCCAACAAACAAAAGAGTCCCCCTATGGGACGACCTTTTTACTTTGTAGCAGCCTGTCCCGTCGTAGCTCATCAATGAGCGTAGACGGAGGGGCGGATTTGGCTGCGGGCGTTGCCCTCGCCTTCCTCCGATACTTTGCCGCTGGCAAAGCATCTCCGGATGAACCGGCGTTCGTTTCACTCACTAGGGCGGTTCCGCATCACGCCCCACAAAGTAAAAAGGTCCTCCATCCGGAAGACCTTTTTACCTTGTAGCAGGGGGCGGATTTGAACCGCCGACACCCGGCTTATGAAGCCGGTGCTCTAACCAACTGAGCTACCCTGCCATTTCAATCACTACCCACTCACGTGGGAAAAGGAGTCAAATTACGGATAAACTACCCCTTCTGATTGCTACCAGTCGCGACGTAGTCGTTCAGACGAAGTCGGACCCTGCCCTCTTTCAAAATCTCTTCTGGCGCGCCTGCCTGCCGAAGTGGGGCTCAGTCCCACGAAGGCCGGCAAAAATAGAATTTTCACTCCCTGTGAGCAAGTGAATAAACCAGGCATTACTGTGAATTTTCGTTTTCTATGATTGCTCCGCGGCCAGTTCAGTTTTTTCTGAAGATGAATGCTTTTTCATTTATTAATATAGTTTCAGATTCCAATTATTTGCCAATAGCTACCCCTATCACAATTATTTTATCTCCCTAAAGTTTGGGGGAAGAAATGTTGCAACTTCGACACTGCTTTGAATCCATCCCGACATTTGATCTGATAGCTGCAAATCCGACCCATTTGTTATGAAGACAACCCATATCTATAACGCTTTTTGTAATCGATTCGCTTCTGCAATTGATAATAATGTTTTCTCCCAAGATGAAAGTTAAGTTCTTATGATGAAAATTCTACTAGTTGAAGATGAAAAGCGGTTAGCCCAGCATCTTCGCAGCCTCTTAACGGAGAATAATTATTCTGTCACCGCTGCCCATGATGGCAAAACTGCCTGGGATATTATCACTGCAGATGCATTTGACGCGATTATCCTGGATTGGCTACTCCCTGAAATTACCGGTGTTGAGATTTGTGAGCGTCTCCGACAACAGGGTGATAAAACACCAATCTTATTTTTGACA is a window from the Candidatus Neomarinimicrobiota bacterium genome containing:
- a CDS encoding T9SS type A sorting domain-containing protein is translated as MKNLRVLPALLVVLATLSNPVTVVAGSHADPAVIKVVSVETAPTVDGVLDENAWTRRYDRLVFNAGMGTGDVDFAVTGGVEVQAPYTDTTSTIVKIVHDGLDLYISLDSDDKSVCRFNSSWEGDGLFMKVKDASGTDVEYKLYFNLEGADPDIHLELPGLYPTSAEGAAFKKSGTIVNDTTSVDSGYTAELVIHLADLGYTDPYSDVQVLINIFDPDGYTGVAGEAWDVGQFYKAWWGSEWGPDMRILRLSDPPTRIALATEDAIVMDGQITESFWAGAETVIVGHNANGSTGGYYSQWSDPANDYTDASEAIIRFVHKNELLYIAVESNDMSVGKWSPGWEADGLFLWMTDKGDYAPAARKEIKAMYFSGVQGEGISFETNDQVPTGSAEGVSFEPEGTVTHTGTNGDDAGYSLELVINTADYGYEVGDTVRLSAVIWDLDYSSADEYDAAIADYAPEWWGTQWADPNFERYFMYRGVVLSSSPVSADNAIAGPTDFSLSQNYPNPFNAGTVINISVPEAGNVNLEIFNVLGQNVATLYNGFLSAGSHSFSWNSLGDNNQQVSTGMYFYRLTVGDQIATKKMVMIK
- a CDS encoding LacI family DNA-binding transcriptional regulator gives rise to the protein MTTISDVANKAKVSTATVSRVLNNSDKVRPLTRDRVNAVIQELNFVPNVNALGLQRKKTKTVGLIFPDASAYYFAEIIQGINRHLSQNEHQILISSAHDEEEEVKIINGFVRGGRIDGLIMMMPSANGNNGLRIPSTYKIPEVFISCDINAPRATTILLDNYNAAREMIQHLSKLGHKRIAFIHGGEHNYDARERYRGYVDGRKIYQADDDVNLEVMGNFTESSGFQATLELMKRNPKPTAIFAANDAMAIGAIEAARALKLKVPSDLAIVGFDDISSAAYMDPALTTVHVPLRRLGHLAAEAMLKNLKTDSLERTTEKIIIPLQHIIRRSCGSEQTAI